The Porphyrobacter sp. LM 6 sequence CTGCAACCCGGCGCGCTCTACCAGAGCAAGCACCGCATCGCCTTTGCCGATGCCGCACGCGATCCCGAAGCCACCGAAGAGGCGCTGACCAAGGCCTTCCCCAATTCAGGCTTCGATATCCGCACCCGCGACCGCGCCTCGCCGGGGGCTGACCGCTTCGTGCGGCAGATGAGCGACTTTCTGACACTGGTGGGCCTCGCCGCACTGGTGATCGCCGGGATCGGGATTGCCGGCGGCGTATCCTCCTACCTCGACCAGCGCCGTTCGAGCATCGCCACGCTCAAGGTGCTGGGCGCGACCTCGGGCGATATCGTGCGGATCTATGCTATGCAGATCGGCGTGGCCGCGCTGGTCGGCAGCCTTGCGGGGCTGGTCGCGGGCGTGCTGGTCACCCCGCTGCTGGCCGCAGCGCTGCAAGGGCTGCTGCCGGTCGATAGCGGTTTCATCATTGCGCCTGCCGCGCTGGCGCTCGCGGCGAGTTACGGCTTGCTGGTCGCCTTCGCCTTTGCCGCCGCGCCCTTGCTGCGCGCGCGCACCTTCCCGGCGATGGCGCTGATGCGGTCAGGGATCGTGCCATTGACGCGTGACAAGCGGGCGCTGGTTGCCACCGGCCTTGGCCTTGCCGCGATCTGCGCCCTCGCCCTGCTCACCACCGCGCAGCCTAGGCTCGCGGGCGGGTTCCTGGCCGGTGCGGGGGGCGCCTTGCTGCTGCTGGCGGGACTCGGCTGGGCGATCCGTCATCTGGCGCGCCGCCTGCCGCGCCCGGCCAATCCGCTGTTGCGGAGCGCGCTCGCCAATATCCACCGTCCCGGCGCGCCGACCGGTGCGCTGGTCACCGCGCTCGGCTTCGGACTCGCGGCCTTTGTGCTGCTCGCGGCGGTGCAGACCGCGATTGACGGCAACATCCAGCAGCGTGTCCCGCGCGAGGCGCCCGATTACTTCGTGCTCGATGTGCCGCGCGACAAGGAACCGCGCTTTTTCGAACTGGTGCAGGCCGATTTCCCCAAGGCGGCGATCCGCACTGTGCCGACCATGCGCGGCGCGGTGCTCGCCTATGGCCCCAAGGACGCGATGATCCGCGTCGCCGATCTCAAGGAGCTGCCCGAGGGCGCCTGGGGCCTGCGCGGCGAACGCGGCCTCACCTATGCCGACACGATCCCGCCCGGCAACCGCCTGATCGCGGGCGAATGGTGGAGCCCGTTCCACAAGGGCGAGCCGCTGGTGTCGGTCGATGCAAGGCTGGCCGAGGCGGCGGGCCTGAAGGTCGGCGATTACATCACCGTCGGCATCCTCGGGGTGGAGCGAACCGCGCGCATCGCCAATCTGCGCGAGATTGACTGGGAGAGCATGGGGTTCAACTTCATCCTCGTCTTCTCCCGCAATGCGATCAGCGATGCGCCGCACAACCTCTCCGGCACGATCGACTTGCCCGACGGTGCGGACACCGAGGCGCGTGGCCGCTTGCTGCGGGCGATGGTCAAGGAGCTACCGTCGAGCTCGGTGATCGAAGTCGGGGGCATTCTGGTCGAGGCGCGCAAGCTGCTCGAACAGGTCGGTCTTGCGACGCTGGCCGCGGCAGCTGTGACAGTGCTGGCGGGCCTTGCGGTGCTGATGGGCGCGATTGCGGCGGCGCGGGCGGCGCGCACCTATGACACAGTGATGCTGCGGGTGCTGGGTGCGAGCCGGCGGCAAATTCTGCTGCTGCAACTGGCGGAATATGGCCTGCTGGCAGGCGTGCTGGCGTTGGTTGCACTGGCGCTGGGCGGGAGCCTTGCGTGGGTGGTGATCACCCAGCTGTTCGAATTCGATTGGCTGCCCGATTGGGGGGAGGTTCTCACCGTGCTTGGCCTCGGCGTGGCGCTGGTGCTCGCCTTCGCACTGGCCGGCTCGCTGCCGCTGCTGCGGGCGAAACCGGCGCAGGCGCTGCGCGAGCTTTAGGCGAAGACTTCCTCAAGAGCCTCGGCACCGCCACCAGTGACCTCACTGTGAAGCGCGGCAACATAGGTCGTCCCGAAGATCGTGTAGACGATGAACAGCGGTAGCATCAGCAACGGCCCGAACAGGACCATTGCCGAAGGTTCGCTCCCGTCCGGCGCCCCGAGGGCCGATCCGAAGATCAGCATAACCGGCAAGCCGAGAACAACCATCGAGATCAGCAAGAATACAATCGTTGCGAGGAATATCCGCAGCACCTTGCCTCCCGTCACGTTCCAGCTGCGACGGATCGCGGCTATCGGATTGAAGACCTGGTCAACCGCAACCACAGGCACCAGCACCGAGAAACGGCAGCCGAGGTAAATCATGAGAGGCAGGGCTAACACCAGTACGACAGCGCCCAGTCCCACAGCCGCATCCGGGCCGCCAAGGCCCGCCGCGGCCAGCACCGCCACCAAGCCGCCGCCGATGACGAAATAGGCAAGAACCAGCACGATCGCGATCCCGAAGAAGGGTAGTGCGCTCTTGAACCCGCGGCTCATCGCAGTGCCGAAGGACGCTTGCTCCAGCGGCGAGGCGAGCGTCACCATCGCCGCCTGCTGGGCGAAGACCAGTACAAAATAGGCGCCGTAAAGCAGCACCATCATCACGATCATGCCGATACCCATGCCAGCGAGCGCGGCAGGGTCATCCACCCCTGCGCCCAGACCGGCCCCGGCGATCCCCATGACCGCCACCAGCATACCGAGCACCAGAATCGCCACCAGTTGGATCGCAAAGAACACGGCCCACATACCCACAAGCGGCCAGAAACGCTGGCGCAGCATGTCCCAGCTCGTCGAAAAAACGCGCCCGATATCGATCATGTCGTCCCCCTTGCGGTCATCCCTTTGCCGCCTCGGCAGGATGAAGCGAGCAAGCATCTGATGCAAACGGAAAATTCAAACGGTGAGCGGGGCAGACATGCCCGATTCTATTCGAACAGGTCACCTTGCCAGCCCGCATGACGCGGATCGGGGCCGAACCGGTTCGGTCCCCAGGTGCCCGGCTGCACCATCAGAAAGATCAGCCAGCCCAGCCCAAGATAGGGAATGAGGCTCACTATCACCCACCAACCCGTCTTGTCCTGATCATGCAGTCGCCGAACTTGAAGGGCAAGCATCGGTAACCCGCACACCAGAGTATAGCCGAGCGTCCCCCAGATCATGATCTCCGGCAGCAAAATCAGCGTGCCAGCACTGCCAAACACGAGAAATGCGATCACCAGCGAGCCGAAAAGGAACGGAAACTGCCACGCGACAAACAGCCAGTAATCGCGGCGGCGCGATCGACCGCGAAAGACCAACATCTGGCGAAAGGGCGAGATCAGGCTGTCGATCATGCCACCTCATCCATCATCAATATGGCACGCACAAGCCACTGGGCAGGCCTTTCCCAGAACGAAAAAGGCCCCGCGCATTTCTGCGCGAGGCCCCTTTTCGTTGTCGTGACGCTTCAGATCAGAACTTGAAGCGAACCAGACCGCCGTAGGTGCGCGGCTGGCTCGGGTAGCCCGAGACCGTGCCGGCCTGCGCCACGCCGTCGAACACCGTGATGATGTACTGGTCGTCGAGCAGGTTGCGCGCCCACAGGCCCAGTTCCAGACCATTGCCCATCTGGAAGATGGTCGAGGCGTTCACCAGGTTGACTTCGCGTTCGAAGATCCGGGTGTTGCCCAGCGCACGGTTGAAGGTCGGCAGGCCGTTGTTGATGTTGACGTTGCTTTCGTGAGCATAGTCGAGGCGAGTCACAAGCTTGTTGTCGCCGAGTTCAAGCGTGTGGGTCGCCGAGGTCGCGATGCTCCAGCCCGGGATACCGCCCGGACGACGCCCAGTCAGATCGCCCACGGGGCTCTGGGTGAAGCTGTCGAACTTCGGATCGAGGTGGGTCATCGCGAAGGTGAAGACCAGATTGTCGCTCGGACGGATCGTCGCATCAAGCTCGAAGCCCTTCACCGACTGCTGACCGGCGTTGTTGAGCTGGAAGCCCGTGCCGGTGAACAGGAAGCTCTGGAAGC is a genomic window containing:
- a CDS encoding ABC transporter permease — its product is MSLPLATAWSIARRDLNARFRGLRLLLVCIFLGTAALAAIGTLTTAIERELASSGQELLGGDLEVEVWQRDLRPDERSALAAYGDVSSGYRLQAMASTADAAAPIELKAVDAKWPMFGTLTLEDGRKVAAPSGSDAWLAQSALERLGIKLGDSFTVGTATLRAAGIIANEPDRLSEGFQLGPTVIVAQDVPAAAGLLQPGALYQSKHRIAFADAARDPEATEEALTKAFPNSGFDIRTRDRASPGADRFVRQMSDFLTLVGLAALVIAGIGIAGGVSSYLDQRRSSIATLKVLGATSGDIVRIYAMQIGVAALVGSLAGLVAGVLVTPLLAAALQGLLPVDSGFIIAPAALALAASYGLLVAFAFAAAPLLRARTFPAMALMRSGIVPLTRDKRALVATGLGLAAICALALLTTAQPRLAGGFLAGAGGALLLLAGLGWAIRHLARRLPRPANPLLRSALANIHRPGAPTGALVTALGFGLAAFVLLAAVQTAIDGNIQQRVPREAPDYFVLDVPRDKEPRFFELVQADFPKAAIRTVPTMRGAVLAYGPKDAMIRVADLKELPEGAWGLRGERGLTYADTIPPGNRLIAGEWWSPFHKGEPLVSVDARLAEAAGLKVGDYITVGILGVERTARIANLREIDWESMGFNFILVFSRNAISDAPHNLSGTIDLPDGADTEARGRLLRAMVKELPSSSVIEVGGILVEARKLLEQVGLATLAAAAVTVLAGLAVLMGAIAAARAARTYDTVMLRVLGASRRQILLLQLAEYGLLAGVLALVALALGGSLAWVVITQLFEFDWLPDWGEVLTVLGLGVALVLAFALAGSLPLLRAKPAQALREL
- a CDS encoding DUF805 domain-containing protein; protein product: MIDSLISPFRQMLVFRGRSRRRDYWLFVAWQFPFLFGSLVIAFLVFGSAGTLILLPEIMIWGTLGYTLVCGLPMLALQVRRLHDQDKTGWWVIVSLIPYLGLGWLIFLMVQPGTWGPNRFGPDPRHAGWQGDLFE
- a CDS encoding glycerophosphoryl diester phosphodiesterase membrane domain-containing protein: MIDIGRVFSTSWDMLRQRFWPLVGMWAVFFAIQLVAILVLGMLVAVMGIAGAGLGAGVDDPAALAGMGIGMIVMMVLLYGAYFVLVFAQQAAMVTLASPLEQASFGTAMSRGFKSALPFFGIAIVLVLAYFVIGGGLVAVLAAAGLGGPDAAVGLGAVVLVLALPLMIYLGCRFSVLVPVVAVDQVFNPIAAIRRSWNVTGGKVLRIFLATIVFLLISMVVLGLPVMLIFGSALGAPDGSEPSAMVLFGPLLMLPLFIVYTIFGTTYVAALHSEVTGGGAEALEEVFA